ATTCGAATTTGCTCTCCGGCACGAATACTTCCAACATGAAATTCATATTTTCTAAAAAAATAAAGATCATTAAAGCCTTTATAACTAATTAATACATTGGCCACAATAATTACAATCAAAATGATATTCATAAATAAGCAGGTTTTTAAAAATTTACTGTAAAGCTAACTAATATTTAATTTACAAATAGTACTACTACGACTGAATTCAAAGTAATTCTTTTTTTTCAAAAGTATTTAAAATTGATTATAATTAAATAAATCTTAAAGCACATTCAAAAACAGATTAATATCCTATATTTGGCGAAAAACAAAAAAATGAAATTCATTATTTATCTAATTGTTTACCCCTTTTTATGGTGTATTTCAATACTTCCCTTTCCGATATTATATTTATTTTCTGATTTTGTATATTTTATTCTTTATCGAATTATTGGTTATAGAAAAAAAACGGTACGAACAAATCTAAAGTTGACTCTACCCCATTTATCGGATAAGGAACGTTTGATTATTGAGAAAAAATTCTATCATCATCTTTGTGATTTGTTTCTTGAAATGATTAAAACAATGTCTATTTCCAAAGAAGAAATATGTAAAAGATATGTCTTTAAAAATTTCGAATTATATGCCGAACTAGAAAAGCAGGATAAAAGTATTGCTATTATGTGCGCACATTATGCCAGTTACGAATGGGTTGTATCTATGAACTATTACACAAAATTTAAAGGATATGGTATTTACAAAAAAATTAAAAACCCATATTTTGATAAATTAGTTC
The Flavobacterium sp. 5 DNA segment above includes these coding regions:
- a CDS encoding lysophospholipid acyltransferase family protein; its protein translation is MKFIIYLIVYPFLWCISILPFPILYLFSDFVYFILYRIIGYRKKTVRTNLKLTLPHLSDKERLIIEKKFYHHLCDLFLEMIKTMSISKEEICKRYVFKNFELYAELEKQDKSIAIMCAHYASYEWVVSMNYYTKFKGYGIYKKIKNPYFDKLVHSIRSKYNATLITTKETIPIIANNYRNKNLSTYGFASDQSPKENPSNYFAKFMGIEVPVYTGAEMLSKKYDMNVIFLRTKKIKRGYYEGTMEIITENAKELPNYQITDQFLKLVEQQIYEAPEYYLWTHKRWKHKK